TTCAGCGTTCGAAAGCTTCATTTTCAGAGCTGCGCCATCGATCCGCCGTCGACCGTAAGGGTGATCCCATTCACGAACGATGACGCATCAGACGCCAGGAAGAGCGCGGTTCCGGCAAGTTCCGTCGGTTCGGCGAAACCTCCGAGCGGCACTTTCTGCGCGATGACGCCGCCCATTTCCTCCGCGGCTTTTCTGTTCACCTCTGTTCTGAAGGGGCCTGGTGCGATGGCATTGCAGGTGATCCCCATCCGGCCAGCTTCCACCGCCAGTGCCCGCATCAGGCCTTCGAGGCCGGCCTTGGTAGTCGAATAGGCGGCGTCGTGCGGTGGTGCTCGCCTGGCGCTGATGGAGCTGACGAGAACTATCCGACCTCTTCCCGCCGCCTTGAGCAATGGCAACGCGTGCCAGCAGAGACTGTAGACCGACGACAGGTTGGTCTCCACCAACGCGCGGAAGTCAGCGGGCGGAATGGCCGCAAGATCGCGTCGCATCCGAGCGGCCGCATTCGCAAGCAGAACGTCTAAGTGGCCGTGACGCTTTTCGATCAGCGCCATAGCGGCAACGACAGCGGCTTCGTCCGCTGGATCGAAAGGGAGACTTTCTCCCTTCAACCCGGCATCGCATAATTCGGCGGCGATCCGCTTCGCCTGAGCTTCGTCGCGACTGTTGACCAGCACCGTCGCTCCTGCCGAGGCTAGCGCCACGGCCATCTCGAGCCCCAGCCCCCGCGAAGCGCCGGTGACCAGCGCGACTCGTTCATCCAGCCGAAACAATGTGCTTGCGGCATCGGGCGGCGTTTGCGCAGACCACATCCTACGCCGGCTTCCTGCTCTGGATGCTGGAGGGCATGCCTCTGGTGCTGATCCGGTATAACAAGCGTCGCTTGCCTGGCTCATCGGAATACTCGATCGGCGTCGCCCTGTGCATTGTGGAGAAATTGTCCCACAGGAACAGGTCACCGGGCATAACCTTGTAGGCGATGCGGAATTCCGGCCGAGTTGCATGCGCGCGGAGTTCCGCGATAAGCGCACGTGCTTCGGACTTGTCCATGCCCTGGATTCCGAACGCCGATCCTGAAAGGAACAGCGCTTTGGCACCGTTGACCGGGTGTCGCATCACAAAAGGGTGCTGGTGTACCCCCAGACGCGCTATCTCTTCGGGAATATATGCAAACGTCTCGCCTTCGAGTGGCGGAGCTCCGCTCAGGCAATGGAGGCCGACCAGATTTTCTATGCGCGATTTCATTGTATCGGGCAGCGCTTCGTACGCGAGCACGGTGCTGGTGATCAGCGTTTCGCCGCCTTTGTCTGGCGCCTCCTTGCCATAGAGCATCGTGACGCTCGCGGGCACCTCTTCATA
The window above is part of the Novosphingobium sp. G106 genome. Proteins encoded here:
- a CDS encoding TauD/TfdA family dioxygenase, with product MEIRRLQGPFGAVASDADIGKADDKTISRLVEALYDNQILVISGQSLSDAEYVRFGNHWGQPLEFFAASRRRNDFPELIKQDNAADTPANVRDGAGHWHSDGTYEEVPASVTMLYGKEAPDKGGETLITSTVLAYEALPDTMKSRIENLVGLHCLSGAPPLEGETFAYIPEEIARLGVHQHPFVMRHPVNGAKALFLSGSAFGIQGMDKSEARALIAELRAHATRPEFRIAYKVMPGDLFLWDNFSTMHRATPIEYSDEPGKRRLLYRISTRGMPSSIQSRKPA
- a CDS encoding SDR family NAD(P)-dependent oxidoreductase, producing MWSAQTPPDAASTLFRLDERVALVTGASRGLGLEMAVALASAGATVLVNSRDEAQAKRIAAELCDAGLKGESLPFDPADEAAVVAAMALIEKRHGHLDVLLANAAARMRRDLAAIPPADFRALVETNLSSVYSLCWHALPLLKAAGRGRIVLVSSISARRAPPHDAAYSTTKAGLEGLMRALAVEAGRMGITCNAIAPGPFRTEVNRKAAEEMGGVIAQKVPLGGFAEPTELAGTALFLASDASSFVNGITLTVDGGSMAQL